In a genomic window of Streptomyces katrae:
- a CDS encoding ribonuclease H family protein, with product MSDRIIAACDGAAKGNPGPAGWAWVIADAEGRPERWEAGPLGRATNNVGELTALQRLLEAVEPGTALQVRMDSQYAMKAVTQWLPNWKRNGWKTAAGKPVANRELVESIDALLAARDVEFRYVPAHQEGGDHLNAIADQAASDAAVSQEPAGTAHGATALPVPAPARTAPARTAPARRTAPGSAPARSSGARTITAKFRGTCPCGQPYAAGEKIAKLGTRWGHPDCRSAAAPA from the coding sequence ATGTCTGATCGCATCATCGCCGCCTGTGACGGGGCGGCCAAGGGAAACCCCGGCCCGGCCGGATGGGCGTGGGTCATCGCGGACGCCGAGGGCCGGCCCGAGCGCTGGGAGGCCGGCCCCCTGGGGCGGGCCACCAACAACGTCGGCGAGCTCACCGCCCTCCAGCGCCTGCTGGAGGCCGTGGAGCCCGGTACCGCGCTCCAGGTGCGGATGGATTCCCAGTACGCCATGAAGGCCGTCACCCAGTGGCTGCCGAACTGGAAGCGCAACGGCTGGAAGACCGCCGCGGGCAAGCCCGTCGCCAACCGCGAGCTCGTCGAGAGCATCGACGCCCTGCTGGCCGCCCGGGACGTGGAATTCCGCTACGTCCCGGCCCACCAGGAGGGCGGCGACCACCTGAACGCCATCGCCGACCAGGCGGCCAGCGACGCCGCCGTCAGCCAGGAACCCGCCGGCACCGCCCACGGCGCCACCGCCCTCCCCGTGCCCGCCCCGGCCCGCACGGCCCCCGCGCGCACGGCCCCGGCCCGCCGGACGGCCCCCGGGAGCGCCCCCGCCCGCTCCTCCGGCGCACGCACCATCACCGCGAAGTTCCGCGGCACCTGCCCCTGTGGGCAGCCGTACGCGGCGGGCGAGAAGATCGCCAAGCTGGGGACCCGCTGGGGCCACCCCGACTGCCGTTCCGCCGCCGCTCCCGCCTGA
- a CDS encoding MFS transporter yields MPERRDEILLRAAYIVSTCGDWVFRFAMPMLVLQLTDSAFLAAFTYALEFVPYVLVGLFSGVVADRVDRRRLMTGCDLASAVVVAGIGLLCLLDSPPVSAVYTAAFVLACMRPLYFPAFQGFLMERVPEERRAVMNAWVQGSESLLNMLGPIAGISVVAFLGPAAASGVNAVSFALSAVLILLTAAAPATAATAPLREALRGMGPDLLTGFRLLFAEPVLRSGTILLTLTNFAVHAVEANLVYVVTEATGQSSFVLGLVVAAQGAGAVAGAAVVPRLLGRHSEGRLLTVGMGALAASLLAPALTADVRLLAPAWAVAGAATSLIVVGWFTYRQKVVDAEFMGRVVAVNRAVSFAAILPAALLGGWVAAAFAPAALFAGAGVVQALAFVATAAGLVGRAGRGPAVEPAARQPVP; encoded by the coding sequence GTGCCTGAGCGCCGCGACGAGATCCTGCTGCGCGCCGCGTACATCGTCTCCACCTGCGGGGACTGGGTGTTCCGCTTCGCGATGCCGATGCTGGTGCTCCAGCTGACCGACTCGGCCTTCCTGGCCGCGTTCACCTACGCGCTGGAGTTCGTCCCGTACGTCCTGGTGGGGCTGTTCAGCGGGGTGGTCGCGGACCGGGTGGACCGGCGCCGGCTGATGACCGGCTGCGATCTGGCCTCGGCCGTGGTGGTCGCGGGCATCGGCCTGCTGTGCCTGCTGGACAGCCCGCCGGTGTCCGCGGTGTACACGGCCGCGTTCGTCCTGGCCTGCATGCGACCGCTGTACTTCCCCGCCTTCCAGGGCTTCCTGATGGAACGGGTGCCCGAGGAGCGGCGGGCGGTGATGAACGCGTGGGTCCAGGGGTCGGAGAGCCTGCTGAACATGCTCGGCCCGATCGCGGGCATCAGCGTGGTCGCCTTCCTCGGGCCGGCGGCGGCCAGCGGGGTCAACGCGGTGTCCTTCGCCCTGTCCGCCGTGCTCATCCTGCTCACCGCCGCCGCCCCGGCGACGGCCGCCACGGCCCCGCTGCGCGAGGCGCTGCGCGGGATGGGCCCGGACCTGCTGACCGGGTTCCGGCTGCTGTTCGCCGAACCGGTGCTCCGGTCCGGGACCATCCTGCTGACCCTGACGAACTTCGCCGTGCACGCCGTCGAGGCGAACCTGGTGTACGTGGTCACCGAGGCGACGGGGCAGTCCAGCTTCGTCCTCGGCCTGGTCGTCGCCGCGCAGGGCGCCGGCGCGGTGGCGGGCGCGGCCGTCGTGCCCCGGCTCCTGGGGCGCCACAGCGAGGGCCGGCTGCTGACCGTCGGGATGGGCGCGCTCGCCGCCTCCCTGCTCGCCCCGGCCCTCACCGCGGACGTCCGGCTCCTGGCCCCGGCCTGGGCGGTGGCGGGCGCGGCGACCTCGCTGATCGTGGTGGGCTGGTTCACGTACCGGCAGAAGGTGGTGGACGCCGAGTTCATGGGCCGCGTGGTGGCCGTCAACCGGGCGGTCTCCTTCGCCGCGATCCTCCCGGCCGCCCTCCTCGGTGGCTGGGTGGCCGCCGCCTTCGCCCCGGCGGCCCTCTTCGCCGGCGCGGGCGTCGTGCAGGCCCTCGCCTTCGTCGCCACGGCGGCGGGCCTGGTCGGCAGGGCCGGCCGCGGCCCGGCCGTGGAGCCCGCCGCCCGGCAGCCGGTGCCGTGA
- a CDS encoding condensation domain-containing protein produces MSAPLSLPTLSYQEGRLLMDERSRALGVPSVRTISQAYRVRGPLRLPVLDEALDRLAQRHEALRTRFDGPGRQSVHPAVTLRAAFHDAAGDEAAAVARVRAEADRPLPAERDERLRVSVVRVGDEDHFVVLVFDHLVVDGWARGVLTQELSVLYGALAAGREPGLPEVAYTYQDHVREQNGLLAGPEGERMMSFWRERLAGPGAIPRLEVPKREPGAAPEGGYEARRLPSGLVDDIRKFAARERVTLFMLVLCALDVALRESTGRDEQAVAVNVYNRETEGRENLVAPLAELLVVRSDLAGAGTFRDALRRVRGDSLDAQENAAVPFAELVKAFNPGEYADPDAPIGVVLNMLYAQLHGEGLDLAPAVTTPFPLSDEGFRPRSELMLVGEAGGDELALTAYYQADRLPAAFVTGLLDRIVSLLEAVVDDPLLPLDGPRA; encoded by the coding sequence ATGTCCGCACCACTGTCCCTGCCGACCCTGAGCTACCAGGAGGGCCGGCTGCTGATGGACGAGCGCAGCCGCGCCCTGGGCGTGCCCTCCGTCCGTACGATCTCCCAGGCCTACCGGGTCCGCGGCCCCCTGCGGCTGCCCGTGCTCGACGAGGCGCTGGACCGGCTGGCGCAGCGCCACGAGGCCCTGCGCACCCGCTTCGACGGGCCCGGCAGGCAGAGCGTCCACCCCGCCGTCACCCTGCGCGCCGCCTTCCACGACGCCGCCGGGGACGAGGCGGCGGCGGTCGCCCGGGTACGGGCCGAGGCGGACCGGCCGCTGCCCGCGGAGCGGGACGAACGCCTGCGGGTCAGCGTGGTGCGCGTCGGGGACGAGGACCACTTCGTCGTCCTCGTCTTCGACCACCTGGTGGTGGACGGCTGGGCGCGCGGGGTCCTGACCCAGGAGCTCTCCGTCCTCTACGGCGCCCTGGCCGCAGGACGGGAGCCCGGGCTCCCCGAGGTCGCGTACACCTACCAGGACCACGTCCGCGAGCAGAACGGCCTGCTGGCCGGCCCCGAGGGCGAGCGGATGATGTCCTTCTGGCGCGAGCGCCTGGCCGGCCCGGGCGCCATACCGAGGCTGGAGGTCCCCAAGCGGGAGCCCGGCGCCGCGCCGGAAGGCGGCTACGAGGCGCGCCGGCTGCCGTCGGGCCTCGTCGACGACATCAGGAAGTTCGCGGCCCGGGAGCGGGTCACGCTGTTCATGCTGGTCCTGTGCGCCCTGGACGTCGCGCTGCGCGAGTCCACCGGCCGCGACGAGCAGGCCGTGGCCGTCAACGTCTACAACCGGGAGACCGAGGGCCGCGAGAACCTGGTGGCCCCGCTGGCCGAGCTCCTCGTCGTCCGCAGCGACCTGGCGGGCGCCGGCACCTTCCGGGACGCGCTGCGCCGGGTGCGCGGGGACAGCCTCGACGCCCAGGAGAACGCCGCCGTCCCCTTCGCCGAGCTGGTCAAGGCCTTCAACCCCGGCGAGTACGCCGACCCGGACGCCCCCATCGGCGTGGTCCTCAACATGCTGTACGCCCAGCTCCACGGGGAGGGTCTCGACCTGGCACCCGCCGTGACCACCCCGTTCCCGCTGTCCGACGAGGGGTTCCGCCCGCGCAGCGAGCTGATGCTCGTCGGCGAGGCGGGCGGCGACGAGCTGGCGCTGACCGCCTACTACCAGGCGGACCGGCTGCCCGCCGCCTTCGTCACCGGCCTGCTGGACCGGATCGTCTCCCTGCTGGAGGCCGTCGTGGACGATCCGCTGCTGCCGCTGGACGGCCCCCGTGCCTGA
- a CDS encoding acyl carrier protein, producing the protein MSTSSVRETVARIWSEVLGTGIDEESDFFLLGGHSLLATQMVARLEAALGVKVTMREVLEYPEFGEFADLVAERADTDRTPA; encoded by the coding sequence ATGAGCACGTCGTCCGTACGGGAGACCGTCGCCCGGATCTGGTCCGAGGTCCTCGGCACCGGCATCGACGAGGAGTCCGACTTCTTCCTCCTCGGCGGCCACTCCCTGCTGGCCACCCAGATGGTGGCCCGGCTGGAGGCCGCCCTCGGCGTCAAGGTCACCATGCGCGAGGTCCTGGAGTACCCCGAGTTCGGCGAGTTCGCCGACCTGGTCGCCGAGCGCGCCGACACCGACCGCACCCCCGCCTAG
- a CDS encoding amino acid adenylation domain-containing protein — MPSSVTGRTTRLVRLDADTVAAAEALAATAGTTAERLLGAACAALTARLVRTAHGPLAAGLLRAPAEGPSAVRLPDGAAEFALDGVPEDIAAVLAERADRFAAAALAEPERPLGDLDLTDGADWELLSAWSGEDTEPVGEPAYRMFADWARRQPDAVALSAPGTTLTYRELLEYAGGIARELTARGVRPGDAVGLLFERGPGAVAATVAVALAGATAVPLDPAYPDERLRLMLEGPGVVLTLTDGDGDGDGDGDGPRPPLGAALSIRGITPAAGPPVPPAPETATVMYTSGSTGRPKGVRLTHRGLARLARDARIDFGPGDTVLHLAPATFDAALLEVWCTLARGARLEIAPAGPLTLTELADVVTGRGVTALWLTAGLFHQLAEHRPDAFAGVRKLFTGGDVVSPHHVSAVLARHPALTVVNGYGPTENTTFTCCAPISEPPPPGAATVPIGTPVRGTRVYVVDPGGHPVPPGVPGELWAAGEGLAAGYLGRPELTARAFPVPATGRLRGVRCYRTGDLARFRPDGALEFLGREDGQVKINGHRIEPGEIEQAVLAQPGVRGACVLVETDPLGGKRLAAYIEGDDRALAKAVRAGLRAVLPGYLVPARYIVIDSLPLTANGKTDRNRLRAGECEPR, encoded by the coding sequence ATGCCGTCGAGCGTGACCGGGCGCACCACCCGGCTGGTACGGCTGGACGCGGACACCGTCGCGGCGGCCGAGGCGCTCGCCGCAACGGCGGGCACCACCGCCGAGCGGCTCCTCGGCGCCGCCTGCGCCGCGCTCACGGCCCGGCTGGTCCGCACCGCGCACGGGCCCCTCGCCGCGGGCCTGCTCCGCGCCCCCGCCGAAGGGCCGTCCGCCGTCCGTCTCCCCGACGGGGCGGCGGAGTTCGCCCTCGACGGCGTTCCCGAGGACATCGCCGCCGTCCTCGCCGAGCGGGCGGACCGGTTCGCGGCCGCCGCGCTCGCCGAGCCCGAACGCCCCCTCGGCGACCTGGACCTGACCGACGGGGCCGACTGGGAGCTGCTGTCGGCCTGGTCCGGCGAGGACACCGAACCGGTCGGGGAGCCCGCGTACCGGATGTTCGCCGACTGGGCGCGCCGGCAGCCCGACGCGGTCGCCCTCTCGGCCCCGGGCACCACCCTGACCTACCGCGAACTCCTGGAGTACGCCGGAGGCATCGCCCGGGAGCTCACGGCCCGGGGCGTCCGCCCCGGCGACGCCGTCGGCCTGCTCTTCGAACGCGGTCCCGGGGCCGTCGCGGCGACCGTGGCCGTGGCCCTGGCCGGGGCCACGGCCGTCCCGCTCGACCCGGCCTACCCGGACGAACGGCTGCGCCTGATGCTGGAAGGACCCGGCGTCGTCCTCACCCTGACCGACGGCGACGGCGACGGCGACGGCGACGGCGACGGCCCGCGGCCGCCCCTGGGCGCGGCCCTCTCCATCCGCGGCATCACCCCCGCCGCCGGGCCCCCGGTGCCTCCGGCCCCCGAGACCGCCACCGTGATGTACACCTCCGGCTCCACCGGCCGGCCCAAGGGCGTGAGGCTCACCCACCGGGGCCTCGCCCGCCTCGCCCGCGACGCGCGCATCGACTTCGGCCCCGGCGACACCGTCCTGCACCTGGCGCCCGCCACCTTCGACGCGGCGCTGCTGGAGGTGTGGTGCACCCTGGCCCGCGGCGCCCGCCTGGAGATCGCCCCCGCCGGCCCGCTCACCCTGACGGAACTGGCCGACGTGGTCACCGGACGGGGCGTCACCGCCCTGTGGCTGACCGCCGGGCTCTTCCACCAGCTGGCCGAGCACCGCCCGGACGCCTTCGCCGGGGTGCGGAAACTGTTCACCGGCGGCGACGTCGTCTCCCCCCACCACGTCTCCGCCGTACTCGCCCGCCACCCCGCGCTGACGGTGGTCAACGGCTACGGACCCACCGAGAACACCACCTTCACCTGCTGCGCGCCGATCAGCGAACCGCCCCCGCCCGGAGCGGCCACCGTGCCCATCGGCACCCCGGTCCGCGGCACCCGCGTCTACGTGGTCGACCCCGGCGGCCACCCCGTCCCGCCGGGCGTCCCCGGCGAACTGTGGGCGGCCGGCGAAGGCCTGGCCGCCGGCTACCTCGGCCGGCCCGAGCTGACCGCCCGCGCCTTCCCGGTGCCCGCCACCGGCCGGCTGCGCGGCGTCCGCTGCTACCGCACCGGCGACCTCGCCCGGTTCCGGCCCGACGGAGCACTGGAGTTCCTGGGCCGCGAGGACGGCCAGGTCAAGATCAACGGCCACCGGATCGAACCCGGCGAGATCGAACAGGCCGTCCTGGCCCAGCCCGGCGTCCGCGGGGCCTGCGTCCTGGTGGAGACCGACCCCCTCGGCGGGAAGCGGCTCGCCGCCTACATCGAGGGCGACGACCGCGCCCTGGCCAAGGCCGTGCGCGCGGGCCTGCGCGCCGTCCTGCCCGGCTACCTGGTCCCCGCCCGCTACATCGTCATCGACAGCCTTCCGCTGACCGCCAACGGAAAGACCGACCGAAACCGGCTGCGCGCCGGAGAATGCGAGCCCCGATGA
- a CDS encoding HAD family hydrolase, translated as MTTLIVFDIDGTLLRSVAPHQAAFAAALRDCGLTDVDSAWGGYTHHTDSWIFREVFRHHTGRLPDEAERGRFAGLLHEHFLAATAREGVEEIPGAGSFLRALSADDGYAVAFATGGLREVTAAKLAPLEGGAAGPVSTASEHTFREHLVREAVHQAVERAGGGFERVVCVGDGPWDVRAAVATGSEFIGIGPATTPFGDWFPRTHLFGSFDEVDPAADFTLVPPPGRVPAEPGGDKVFAARPAQCPCWS; from the coding sequence TTGACCACCCTGATCGTCTTCGACATCGACGGCACGCTGCTGCGCAGCGTCGCCCCCCACCAGGCCGCGTTCGCCGCGGCGTTGCGGGACTGCGGGCTCACGGACGTCGACTCGGCGTGGGGCGGGTACACCCACCACACGGACTCGTGGATCTTCCGCGAGGTCTTCCGGCACCACACGGGCCGGCTCCCCGACGAGGCGGAGCGCGGACGGTTCGCCGGTCTGCTGCACGAGCACTTCCTGGCCGCCACCGCCCGCGAGGGTGTGGAGGAGATACCGGGCGCCGGGTCCTTCCTGCGGGCCCTCTCCGCCGACGACGGGTACGCGGTGGCCTTCGCCACCGGCGGTCTGCGCGAGGTCACCGCGGCCAAGCTGGCGCCTCTGGAGGGGGGTGCGGCCGGGCCGGTGTCCACCGCGAGCGAGCACACCTTCCGCGAGCACCTGGTGCGCGAGGCCGTCCACCAGGCCGTCGAGCGGGCCGGGGGCGGTTTCGAGCGGGTGGTGTGCGTGGGCGACGGGCCGTGGGACGTACGGGCCGCGGTGGCGACGGGCAGCGAGTTCATCGGCATCGGCCCGGCCACGACGCCGTTCGGCGACTGGTTCCCGCGCACCCACCTGTTCGGCTCGTTCGACGAGGTCGACCCCGCGGCCGACTTCACCCTCGTTCCGCCGCCCGGCCGGGTGCCCGCCGAGCCGGGCGGCGACAAGGTGTTCGCCGCCCGCCCGGCGCAGTGCCCCTGCTGGAGCTGA
- a CDS encoding SDR family NAD(P)-dependent oxidoreductase, with translation MHDVTPGDSAHSSHTFTAAEFEAFAAVTGDHNPIHHDTAHAAETEFETPIVPLVMTLGPVSALIGMVLPGPGAVILGTEFRPVRAVAFDRPVHYSLRVLSVSPATGVFTCRVLAYQDREVVLDGEVRTTVRAPRPRPDETTGGRLVPAGAPRTAVVTGAAGDIGSAVARALAGRGWDLALVHRGGAGEVVADCERAGVTVHSVTADLADPAAREAAAAKLAALEPALVVHAAAAPLAAGYREHLDVGYAALRDLADAVLDGMLLRQRGCFVLIGSEAVRYHPRGWSDYVAGKAAAESVLHGIDRHHGAHGIRSVVVEPGYVQGRYSAGVRPAGLGLLPEEVADLVAAEAEDTGAPARRLWLTPDGTARFALDGGREDAPDAPRSAGAAPAGAPQTPSVPGPAAAPGGVADRVEAAVRRVLGPAADVRGGGVGLTPGWDSLAQLQIVLAVEEEFGVRLPAASLTGAGRFDQLCRTVEQRAAA, from the coding sequence GTGCATGACGTCACACCGGGCGACAGCGCCCACAGCAGCCACACCTTCACGGCCGCCGAGTTCGAGGCCTTCGCCGCCGTGACCGGTGACCACAACCCGATCCACCACGACACCGCACACGCCGCCGAGACCGAGTTCGAAACCCCCATCGTCCCGCTCGTGATGACGCTGGGCCCCGTCTCCGCGCTCATCGGCATGGTGCTGCCCGGCCCCGGCGCCGTCATCCTCGGCACCGAGTTCCGGCCCGTGCGCGCCGTCGCCTTCGACCGCCCCGTCCACTACTCCCTGCGCGTGCTGTCGGTGAGCCCCGCCACCGGCGTGTTCACCTGCCGGGTGCTGGCGTACCAGGACCGCGAGGTCGTCCTCGACGGCGAGGTGCGCACCACCGTGCGGGCCCCGCGCCCGCGCCCCGACGAGACCACCGGCGGCCGCCTGGTCCCCGCCGGCGCGCCCCGCACCGCCGTGGTCACCGGCGCGGCCGGGGACATCGGCTCCGCCGTCGCCCGGGCCCTGGCGGGCCGCGGCTGGGACCTCGCGCTGGTCCACCGGGGCGGCGCCGGGGAAGTCGTCGCCGACTGCGAGCGCGCCGGGGTCACCGTGCACTCGGTGACGGCCGACCTGGCCGACCCCGCCGCCCGCGAGGCCGCCGCCGCGAAACTCGCCGCCCTGGAGCCGGCCCTCGTCGTGCACGCGGCGGCCGCGCCGCTGGCGGCCGGGTACCGCGAGCACCTCGACGTCGGCTACGCGGCCCTGCGCGACCTGGCCGACGCGGTCCTCGACGGCATGCTGCTGCGCCAGCGCGGCTGCTTCGTCCTGATCGGCTCGGAGGCCGTCCGCTACCACCCGCGCGGCTGGTCGGACTACGTCGCGGGCAAGGCCGCCGCCGAGAGCGTGCTGCACGGCATCGACCGCCACCACGGCGCCCACGGCATCCGCTCCGTCGTCGTGGAGCCCGGCTACGTCCAGGGCCGCTACTCGGCCGGCGTCCGCCCGGCCGGCCTCGGGCTGCTGCCCGAGGAGGTCGCCGACCTGGTCGCCGCCGAGGCCGAGGACACCGGCGCCCCCGCGCGGCGGCTGTGGCTCACCCCGGACGGGACCGCCCGCTTCGCCCTCGACGGCGGCCGCGAGGACGCACCCGACGCCCCCCGCTCCGCCGGGGCCGCCCCGGCCGGTGCTCCGCAGACCCCCTCCGTCCCCGGCCCGGCCGCCGCACCGGGCGGGGTCGCCGACCGGGTCGAAGCCGCCGTACGCCGGGTGCTGGGCCCCGCCGCCGACGTGCGCGGCGGCGGGGTCGGTCTGACCCCCGGCTGGGACTCCCTGGCGCAGCTGCAGATCGTGCTCGCCGTCGAGGAGGAGTTCGGTGTGCGCCTGCCCGCCGCGAGCCTCACCGGCGCGGGCCGCTTCGACCAGCTGTGCCGGACCGTGGAACAGCGGGCCGCGGCGTGA
- a CDS encoding HAD-IIIC family phosphatase: MRHASRRDELLAALKSVLGPDDRLVVLHSSLFAFRTPAEGLRGDLLAALRALVAEGVTVALPAVTFEFCRTKEYHHRTSAPNTGVLVQWFLDLPEVRRTPHPVYSFAVAGPLADELTACPGDTAFGAGTVFEVFERHAARIVTLGADWNSCTQVHRYEELAKVPYRHAMTVSGTADFGAGPVPLDLEMIVRDTALDSVLDFAPVFDRLRADGLLARTGLWDAAVESVSVTDLARVCGELIGADPYVLLREPRVIEHRARQLAAEPVRMALLGTRNLEVLAAQTAAEGRRILGRAPYTLHVPEYGTLAREVHDPGSALRRFTPHASFFTDRLEDVLSTDTLGPGDGERLAGAVDHYTGLVRAYAATTDRPVFVLSFAPLQPSAADTGPLWREADRLLREALDGHDHVHVVDLPGVIARTGGGPLVDQRLWLVGRVPHGAALSRALARRFWGLTLSVTGRTARVIVTDLDNTLWHGVVGEDGIDGIQVGTDHPGNAHARLQHALKALRDQGVALAISSKNDEDLALRAIREHSGMVLREEDFVATEISWRPKAEAIADIAARLNVGLANVLFLDDNPVERARVREFLPQVIVPELPEDPAGYADALLDDPHTTVFNVTEADRRRTEQYRARAQVERRRAGFERIEDFYASLGTTLHISPLTEGNTARAEQLCAKTNQFNTTTRRHTRAELRRLAAAPDSDVLVLGVADRFSAREDLGLLVLTHEGGETTVDSYLLSCRVLGRGVETGALRWLAASLAAAGRTRLHGLVTPTERNAPCRTVFADAGFGPGAAEGTWRLDLTGEHHAPAWLDVADHTEAENHRA, encoded by the coding sequence ATGCGCCACGCCTCCCGCCGCGACGAACTCCTGGCCGCACTGAAGTCCGTCCTGGGCCCCGACGACCGCCTCGTGGTGCTGCACTCCTCGCTGTTCGCCTTCCGCACCCCCGCCGAAGGGCTGCGCGGCGACCTCCTCGCCGCCCTGCGGGCGCTGGTCGCCGAGGGCGTCACGGTGGCCCTGCCGGCCGTCACCTTCGAGTTCTGCCGCACCAAGGAGTACCACCACCGCACCTCCGCCCCGAACACCGGCGTCCTGGTGCAGTGGTTCCTGGACCTGCCCGAGGTACGCCGGACCCCCCACCCGGTGTACTCCTTCGCCGTCGCCGGCCCCCTCGCCGACGAGCTGACCGCCTGCCCCGGCGACACGGCCTTCGGGGCCGGCACCGTCTTCGAGGTCTTCGAACGCCATGCCGCGCGCATCGTCACCCTCGGCGCCGACTGGAACTCCTGCACCCAGGTCCACCGCTACGAGGAACTGGCGAAGGTCCCGTACCGCCATGCGATGACGGTGAGCGGCACGGCGGACTTCGGTGCCGGCCCGGTGCCCCTCGACCTCGAAATGATCGTCCGCGACACCGCCCTGGACTCGGTCCTGGACTTCGCCCCCGTCTTCGACCGGCTGCGCGCCGACGGCCTGCTCGCCCGCACGGGTCTGTGGGACGCCGCCGTGGAATCGGTGTCCGTCACCGACCTCGCCCGCGTCTGCGGGGAGCTGATCGGGGCCGACCCGTACGTCCTGCTCCGCGAACCCCGGGTGATCGAGCACCGGGCCCGCCAACTGGCCGCGGAGCCCGTGCGGATGGCCCTGCTCGGCACGCGCAACCTGGAGGTCCTCGCCGCGCAGACGGCCGCCGAGGGCAGGCGGATCCTCGGCCGCGCCCCGTACACCCTCCACGTCCCCGAGTACGGCACCCTCGCCCGCGAGGTCCACGACCCGGGCTCCGCCCTGCGCCGGTTCACCCCGCACGCCTCCTTCTTCACCGACCGGCTGGAGGACGTCCTCTCCACCGACACCCTCGGCCCGGGCGACGGCGAACGCCTCGCCGGGGCCGTGGACCACTACACCGGCCTGGTCCGCGCCTACGCGGCGACCACCGACCGGCCCGTCTTCGTGCTCTCCTTCGCCCCCCTGCAGCCCTCCGCCGCCGACACCGGGCCCCTGTGGCGCGAGGCCGACCGGCTGCTGCGCGAAGCCCTCGACGGCCACGACCACGTCCACGTCGTCGACCTGCCCGGGGTCATCGCCCGCACGGGCGGCGGCCCCCTCGTCGACCAGCGGCTGTGGCTGGTGGGCCGGGTCCCCCACGGGGCGGCCCTGAGCCGCGCCCTGGCCCGCAGGTTCTGGGGCCTCACCCTCTCCGTCACCGGCCGCACCGCCCGCGTCATCGTCACCGACCTCGACAACACCCTGTGGCACGGCGTCGTCGGCGAGGACGGCATCGACGGCATCCAGGTCGGCACCGACCACCCCGGAAACGCCCACGCCCGGCTCCAGCACGCCCTCAAGGCCCTGCGCGACCAGGGCGTGGCCCTCGCCATCAGCAGCAAGAACGACGAGGACCTCGCCCTGCGCGCCATCCGCGAGCACTCCGGGATGGTGCTGCGCGAGGAGGACTTCGTCGCCACCGAGATCAGCTGGCGCCCCAAGGCCGAGGCCATCGCCGACATCGCCGCACGCCTCAACGTGGGCCTGGCCAACGTGCTGTTCCTCGACGACAACCCCGTCGAGCGGGCCCGCGTGAGGGAGTTCCTGCCGCAGGTGATCGTCCCGGAGCTGCCGGAGGACCCCGCCGGGTACGCGGACGCGCTCCTCGACGACCCCCACACCACCGTGTTCAACGTGACCGAGGCCGACCGGCGCCGCACCGAGCAGTACCGGGCCCGCGCCCAGGTCGAGCGCCGGCGCGCCGGCTTCGAGCGCATCGAGGACTTCTACGCCTCGCTCGGCACCACCCTGCACATCAGCCCCCTGACCGAGGGCAACACGGCACGAGCCGAGCAACTGTGCGCCAAGACCAACCAGTTCAACACCACCACCCGCCGCCACACCCGGGCCGAACTGCGCCGGCTGGCCGCCGCGCCCGACTCGGACGTCCTCGTCCTGGGCGTCGCCGACCGCTTCAGCGCACGCGAGGACCTGGGCCTGCTGGTGCTCACCCACGAGGGCGGCGAGACCACCGTCGACAGCTACCTGCTCTCCTGCCGCGTGCTGGGGCGGGGCGTCGAGACGGGCGCGCTGCGCTGGCTGGCGGCCTCCCTCGCCGCCGCGGGACGCACCCGCCTGCACGGGCTCGTCACCCCGACCGAGCGCAACGCGCCCTGCCGCACCGTCTTCGCGGACGCGGGCTTCGGCCCGGGAGCGGCCGAGGGCACCTGGCGACTGGACCTGACCGGCGAGCACCACGCCCCGGCGTGGCTGGACGTCGCCGACCACACCGAGGCGGAGAACCACCGTGCATGA